The region CGCCCCGGTCAGTGGCGGTCAAACTGTACAAAGGCAGCATCACCAGCGATGGCTCGCCACTCAACGAAATGCACGCCTGCATCGCCGCCGGGGAGCATCCGAACCTGATCCCGGTGCTGGGACGTGTCACAGGGCATCCGCAGAACACCGCGGGCCTGGTCATGGCCCTGATCGCCCCGTCGTTCACCAACCTCGCCGAATTACCCAGCTTCGATAGCTGCAGTCGCGATGTGTATGCGCACAGCCTGCGCTTCAGCGCTGACCACGCCCTGCATATCGCCCGCGGAGTAGCCGCCGCTGCCGGCCACCTCCACGCGCAAGGCATCAGTCATGGCGATGTGTATGGGCACAATATGTTGTTCAACCCAGAGGGCGAATGCCTGCTGGGAGATTTTGGCGCCGCGTGTTTCCACGCCACAGACGACAGCCCGCAAACGCGCGCGTTGCAACGGTTGGAAGTTCGGGCGTTCGGGATCTTGCTGGGGGAGTTGCTGGAGCGAATTGACTCAGGCCTGAGCGATCAATCGCGCACGGTGCTGGAAGATCTGCAGCGGCGCTGCATGCAGCCAGAGGTACTGGCACGCCCCGGATTCACCGAGGTCAACGAAGTGTTGCGCGCCATCCGGTAGGCGCCGGCTCGTCTCGCGCAGGTGTCACTTCTGCGCGAGACAAACTCAAAGCTTGCAGGGCAACGGCTCAGGCCAGTGCCACAAACATTTCCTGCACGTCGTCCTGGTTGTCCAGGGTTTCGAGGAAAGCTTCGACTTCGGCCATTTGTTCGTCGCTCAAGCCACTCACCGGATTTTTCGGCTGGTAGCCCAACTTGGCCGACAGCACAGTGAAGCCTTGTTCCGGCAGGGCTTTTTGTACGGCGTCGAGGTCAGTCGTTTCGGTGATGAACAAGGTCGTACCTTCTTCTTCACCCGGCTCGAAGTCCTGGGCACCGGCTTCGATGGCGGCCATTTCGGGGTCGGCATCGGGGGTATCCGGCTTGGCCTCGATCATGCCTACATGGTTGAAATCCCAGGCAACCGAACCCGAAGCACCCAGTTGGCCCTTGCGGAATGCCACACGAATTTCAGCGACGGTGCGGTTGACGTTATCGGTCAGACACTCAACGATCAGCGGCACCTGGTGCGGGGCAAAACCTTCGTAGGTCACGCGATGGTATTGCACGGCATCGGTACCGATGCCGGCACCCTTGTTGATGGCGCGCTTGATGGTGTCCGCTGGCATCGACGCTTTTTTGGCCTGTTCGTAAACCAGACGCAGGTGCGAGTTCATGTCCGGGTCTGCGCCGTTACGGGCAGCAACCGTCAGCTCCTTGGCCAGTTTGCCGAAAATTTTGCCGCGTGCATTGGCGGCGTCCGCTTTGTGTTTAACCTTCCACTGTGCGCCCATTACTCACTCTCTCAATCGGGTGTGTCGCGGCGGGTAAGCCGTCGAATGGGCGCAAGTTTATACGGCAAAAAGAGCTCAATCGACCAAAAAATCCAATCTACTCTGCCTTAAGCCTTATCAGCCTTGCCCGCCGCGGCTGCAAATTTGGCCAGCCGTACGTCCAAATGCCGGGGCCGGCGCCCATGATCCTCCGCCCGTTCCTTGCGGCGGATGGCGTTACGCACCATCAACGACCCCAGGTAACGAATGGGCTCAGGCGGGAAATACCCCAGAGGCCCGTCGACCAACGGCGAGCGCGTCCAGTCATTGATTTGGCCTTGCACCAGCGATGCCAGGATTTGTCCGCCCATATGGCATGGCCCGACGCCACTCCCCGAATAGCCAAAGCCATAGAACACATTGCCGTAGGGGCTCATCTGCCCAAAGAACGGCAAGCCGGTAACCGATCGATCCGAAGGGCCGTTCCAGGTGGCTTCGACCTCCACCCCGGCAAAGGCAGGAAAAAACTGCTGCAGACTTTTTTGCAGTAACCCTGCATAGGGGGAAGGTCGATCAAATGCTGGCGACATCCGGCCCCCATAAGCAAACGTATTACCGCCCTTCCCGAGCATGATCCGGCCGTCCGGGGTGTTGTGGTAGTAGTGCACGAAAATCCGCGAATCCAGCACCGTGACACCGCTGGTCAGGCCGATTTCCTGCAGCAAGTCCGGGCGCGGCCTGGTGATCAGCATGTCGCTGGAGACAATCGCCACACTGCGCTCGAACTGCGGGAACGCCCGCGCCATCCAGGCGTTCATCCCCAACACCACGCGATCAGCACGAATACTGCCATCAGGTGTTCGAATCAACGCAGGCGTTCCTTCTTCCAGCCCGGTCATCGGAGTGTTCTCATGAATTCGCACGCCCAATTGCAACGCTACCCGACGCAAACCCCGCACCAGCTTACCCGGCTGCACACTGGCCGCTGCTGGAGAAAACCAGCCCTCCAGATGCTGGGCCGAGCCGGCCCGACGCTGCACGTCCTCTACCGCCAGCTTACTGAACGAGTTGATCGACTGACGCTCCAGCGCAGCGATCACGCTATCGGTTGAGCCCACCTGCGCCGCATTGGTCGCGGTATACAGAGTGCCATCCAGTCGATAATCGGCATCGATGGCGTACTTCTCGCAGAACGCGCCGATGGCATAAATGCTCTGCTCCGACGCTTTAACCAGCCGTACCGCCTCCTCGACCCCGAACAGTCGCTCAAGGGTGAAGTACTTGGCCGACCACGACAGCGCGCAGCCGCCATTACGCCCGCTGGCACCTGCCCCACAGATGTCGGCTTCAATCAGCAGCACGTCCAGCTCCGGGTTTTGTTCCTTGAGCATGATCGCCGTCCACAACCCGGTGTAACCGCCTCCCACAATGCAGACTTGGGCACGGGTGTCACCGGTCAACGCTTCGCATGGGACGCCACTGTCTAACGCGAGCGCCTGTTCCAGCCAAAAAGGTCGCATGGGTACTTCTCCCGGTCAGGTACGCAAAGGTTTGATCAACAGCGAGTTGTTGGGCACGAACGGACATTCCTGCTTGTATCCGGCAGGACGACTGTTCCAGTGCGGAATCAGCACCAGCGAAGCGAACAGCGCGCACCCGGCAAAGACGATAAACACCGTGACCGTGTCGAAATACCCCGGCAGCAGCCCTCCAAGAATCGCGCCTACCGAACCACAGCCATTCACAAAACCGGCAGCCGTGGCACCCGCCTTGGCCGTCCCGAAGTCAATGGCCGCAGCTCCGCTGATCATCGAGTCAGGTCCGTAAAGCGTCAGGCCCATGATGAACAACAGCGCCACCACCAGCATCACGCTGCCGGAATGCAGCGCCCCCATAAAGAAGGCCAGCGAGATCGTCAGCGCAAACAGACTCAAAATGCAGGCGGGCATCCGCCGCGCACCGAAAATTTTGTCGGAGGCCAGGCCGATCATGATCGGCCCCAGTAACCCGGCCAGTTCAAACGCCGTCGGAATAATCGCCGCACCGACTTTGCCCACCTGGGGCATCTGCTCAAATACGATCACCGGCCCCCAGAGCAAAATGGCGTAACGCGCCGGCTTCAACATGAAATACGCCAGCCCCAGGGTCAGCACCGTACGATTGCGCATAATCTCGCGCAGCGGAGCCCAGACACTGATGCGCTTTTCGGCAGCACGTTCTTCATCGCTCATTTCAGGTTCGGGTTCGACCGCCGGCAAACCTACGTCTTCGGGTCTGTTGCGCTGAAAAATAAAAAACAGCACGGCAACCAGCCCAACCACCGCGGCGCTGGAAATGAACGCGGCGTGCCAGGAGCCTATGAGGGTGTACGCCCACCAGCCGGCAAAGGGCGAAGCCACCAGTCCGCCAAAGGCGTAGCAGGAACTCCATAACCCCAATACCCGCCCGCGTTGCTGGGCCGGGAAAAAGCTTCCGATGTTCTTGCACAGTCCTGACCAGCCCGTGGATTGCGCCAGGCCTTGAATCAGCATGCACGTAGCGAAAATCGGCAACGTGGCGTAGGTGCCCATCACCAGCGCCGCCAGGGCCGAGATGATCAACCCGCCCAATACCACGACTCTCGGGCCGAAGCGGTCCGCGAGGATGCCCCAGGTGAACTGTCCGACGGCGTAGGCGGCGAGATAGATGGCATCCAGGTTCGCCATCGCCATCTTGTCCATATGGAACGCTGGGTCCTCTCCGATGCCGAGTTTGGCGACCGAAAATGCTTTGCGAGTGAAGTAGAAGGCTGCATAGGCCAGCCAAGTGATGGCAAAAATCTGCACGCGCCAACGCTTGATAGTGGCAATGGAGTTATTCATGTCGGGTATGACCTCAGAAGTGAATGTGCCGGCAGAATCAAAAAAAGAACGCCTGTTTTTTTATTGTGTTGAGCACTTCAATCCGGCCCTCAGACAAGGGCGGGATTAATCAGACAAACCACGACGATCCGTTTTTTATTGGGTTTCAGGATCGCGCAGGGGCAAGTCACGACCCGGCGCTATCGAGGACATAACGCCGGGCTGAGGTCGATAAAAGCAATTACTGACTAATAGGTAAAATCGATTTATCGTATTTCACTAATAAGCTCAGCTTGTGAGAGGTGGTCCGATGTCGGTTTCCCACGCACAGTTAAAAGCGTTTCATGCGGTTGCGGTACATGGCAGTTTCACTCGCGCTGCCGAGCGGTTGTTTTTGAGCCAGCCGGCCATCTCCGATCAAGTCCGAAAACTCGAAGAACGATTTGGCGTGCAACTTTTCCACCGCAACAAGCGCTCGGTACGTCTGACCGATCTGGGTGAGCGGCTGCTGAGTGTGACCCAACGCCTGTTTGTGGTGCAGGCCGAAGCCCATGAGTTGCTGCAGGATTCCCAGGCGTTGCTGACGGGCAGTCTGGTTCTGGCCGTGGACGCTCCCGTTCATGTCTTGCCCCAGATTGCCCGTTTCTGCGAACGCTACCCGGGGATCACCGTCAAAATCGAAACCGGCAACACCGATGAGTCATTGGCACGCCTGTTCAACTACCAGGCTGACCTGGCGTTGTTGGGGCGTGATATCAATGATGAGCGTCTGCTCAGTGTGCCGTTGCGCAGCGACCCGATGCTGGCGTTTGTAGCGCGCACCCACCCCTGGGCCGGCCGCAGCTCCATTTGCCTGGCCGACCTGGATGACACGCCGCTGGTCTTGCGTGAAGTCGGCTCGGTGACTCGGCAAACCCTCGAGGAAGAAATGAACCGTGCAGGTCTGCGCATTCGTGCGGCGATTCAGGTCGAGGGACGCGAAGCCGCACGGGAAGCCGTGGTCGTCGGCATCGGCGTGGGGGTAGTGTCGGCGGCCGAATTCGGCTCGGACTCGCGTGTCTGTGCTTTGCCGATCACCGATTGCAACAGGCGCCTGACTGAAACCCTGGTCTGTCTGCGGGAGCAGGGTTCACGTCGGGTGGTGTCCACCTTTCTCGATATCGTGCGTGAGGACCTCAGGGCGTGTGCTCCGGCGCCAGCGCCATGAAAGCCTTGATCAACCGCAGCTCGGCACGGCGTTCCATGCAGCCGAGCATATGCCGGTTGGCCAGCCCTTCGCCCTTGATCGGTACCGCCCCTACGCGCGGATCATGGCTGACCTCGATAGACGATACGATCCCGACCCCGAGCTGCGCGGCCACGGCCTCGGTGACTGCTTCACGGCTGTCCAGCTCCAGCAGGACACGCGGGTTAACCCCGGCCTTATCGCACGCCTCATCAAAGGTGCGCCGGGTAATGGAAGTGGGTTCACGCAACACCATGATGATTTGATCCAGCTGCGCAATGTCGATCCCTTCCGGTAACGCCAGCCACGGGTGGCTCGCCGGGACCAGAGCGCAGATCCGTGACTCGACGAGAGGCCGCAGGGTCAATCCTTTGCGCGGTTCTATCTCCGTCAGCACCGCCACATCAACGTGCTCCGACAGCAGTGCCGCCAGGGTTTCCTGTGCGTTGCCCAGCCGCAGATTGACCGTAATCCCCGGATAACGTGCCCGCAGGCTCGCCAGCATCGGCATCACCATATGCGGACCATCGGCCGCCACCTCAAGTCGCCCGGTCAATAACTGGCGATTGGCCTCAAGCATGACCTGCGCCTCATCAACCAGACCAAACATGGCACGGGTGATGGCGGCCAGCTTGATGCCCTCTTCTGTCAGCTCAACCCGCCGCGCAGTTCGCCGCAGCAAGGTGATCTGGTAATGCTCCTCAAGGGTCTTGATGTGCCCGGTGACCGCCGGCTGGCTGATAAACAATCGGGCCGCAGCACGGGTAAAGCTGCCTTCACGGGCCACTGCGTCGAACGCACGAAGCTGGAACAAATTCACATGCATAACCCTCACTGATGGCTGGCATAACAACAAACAATTTGATTGATATCAACTCAAACTGCAATTTATGCCGTGTATCCAGTAGCCATCCCAACGCTTGTGAGGAAACCAGAATGAGTACTGCCGCGCCGATCCTGTTGACCCCTGGCCCACTGACCACCTCGGCGCGCACACGCCAGGCCATGATGGTCGACTGGGGCTCGTGGGATGACCGCTTCAACCAACTGACCGCCAGCCTGTGCGAGCAATTGCTGGCCATTATCAATGGCAGCAACAGCCATTACTGCGTGCCGCTGCAAGGCAGCGGCACCTTCGCCGTCGAAGCAGCCATTGGCACCCTGGTGCCACGCGATGGCAAGGTTCTGGTGCTGATCAACGGCGCCTACGGCAAGCGTCTGGCCAAAATCTGCGAGGTGCTGGGACGTCGCTTCAGCACCTTCGAAACGGCCGAAGACGAACCCACTACAGCCAGCGACGTGGATCGCTTGCTGAGCGCGGATCCTGGCATCACCCACGTCGCCCTGATTCACTGCGAAACCAGCACCGGGATTCTTAACCCGCTGCCAGAAATCGCCAACGTCATCGCCCAACATGGCAAGCGCCTGATCATTGACGCCATGAGTTCTTTCGGCGCCCTGCCCATCGACGCGCGGCAAGTCCCCTTCGATGCACTGATCGCAGCCTCCGGCAAATGCCTGGAAGGCGTGCCGGGCATGGGCTTTGTCTTTGCCCGTAAAGAGGCACTGAGCAATGCCGCAGGCAACTGCCATTCTTTGGCGATGGACCTGCATGATCAGCACACTTATATGGTCAAGACCGGGCAATGGCGCTTCACCCCGCCCACCCACGTCGTAGCCGCCCTGCATGAGGCACTGCTGCAATACAACGAAGAAGGCGGTTTGCCGGCTCGCCATCAGCGTTATGCCAACAACTGCCAGGCCTTGCTCGACGGTATGGCCAGCCTGGGCATCCGCAGCTTTCTGCCCGAGGCGATTCAAGCCCCCATTATCGTTACCTTCCATGCCCCCAAAGATCCTCGCTACCAGTTCAAGGATTTCTACGAACGGGTTAAAGCCAAGGGTTTCATCCTGTACCCAGGCAAGTTGACTCAGGTCGAGACCTTCCGGGTCGGCTGTATCGGCCACGTTAACCAGGCCGAAATGCGGGCGGCGGTCAATGCCGTGGCCGAAGTGCTGCAGGAAATGGAAGTGCTGGAAATCTGAACCTCATCGCCTTCGCTCCACCTTTGATTTTTCCGTGCGGCACAGCCCGCTCACACAGGATTTAATGACATGAACTACACCAATCCAAGCAAGCTTCAGGCAGCCATTCTCGACTGGGCTGGCACCGTGGTCGATTTCGGCTCTTTCGCCCCGACCCAGATCTTTGTCGAGGCCTTCGGCGAGTTCGACGTGCAGGTCTCCATCGAAGAAGCCCGAGGCCCGATGGGCATGGGCAAGTGGGATCACATCAGGACGCTGTGCGATCAACCACAAATCACTGAACGCTACAAAAAAGTCTTTGGCCGCGCACCGACCGACGACGACGTGACCGCTATTTATGAGCGTTTCATGCCGCTGCAAATCGAAAAAATCGCCGAGCACTCGGCACTGATTCCCGGCGCGCTGGACACCATCGCCGCCCTGCGCGCTCAAGGCATCAAGATTGGTTCCTGCTCGGGCTACCCGGCACAAGTGATGGCCAAAGTGGTTGAACTGGCTGCCACCAATGGCTACGTCGCCGACCATGTAGTGGCCACCGACGAAGTACCGAACGGCCGTCCCTGGCCAGCCCAGGCACTGGCCAACGTGATCGCGCTGGGTATTGATGATGTAGGCGCCTGCGTGAAGATCGACGACACGGTTCCTGGCATTCTCGAAGGCCGTCGCGCCGGCATGTGGACGGTCGCTCTCGTGTGCTCAGGTAACGCTCTGGGCCTGACCCATGCGCAATACAAGGCACTGGCCCCTGAAACCCTGGCCACGGAACGCAAGCGCATCCACGCCCTGTTCGAAGGTTCGCGCCCACATTACTTGATCGACACCATCAGCGACCTGCCGGAGGTCATTGCTGACATTAACAAGCGTCTGGCCCAGGGCGAGATGCCGCAAAGCAGCTGAGTACGCTGACAAAAAACGCGGCAGCCCTGACTCAGGCCTGCCGCGTTTTTTATGGCTCTGAGCTATCAGGCCTTGTGATGTTGTTCGACCCAGCGGGCAAACTCATCGATGAATTTCTGCAGAAACGGACGCGTTTTTTCAGACAGTTTCCCCGAGGCATCAAATGCATCCCCCGCACCGCCCAAATAGGCTTCTGGCTGCTGCATGCAGGGTACATTGAGGAAAACCAGCGACTGGCGCAAATGATGGTTAGCCCCAAATCCGCCGATGGCCCCCGGTGAGACACTGATTACTGCGCCCGGCTTGGCGTTGAAGACACTTTGCCCATAAGGGCGCGACCCCACATCGATGGCATTCTTCAACACACCCGGCACCGAGCGGTTGTATTCGGGTGTCACAAACAGTACGGCATCCGCCGGGCGTATTTGATCGCGAAAAGCGGTGTAGGACGCAGGTGCCGGCGTAACGTCGATGTCTTCGTTATAAAGTGCCAGATCCCCTATTTCGACAATTTTCAGCTTCAGACTGGCCGGGGCCAGTTCCGCCAAGGCAAGGGCCACTTTTCGGTTGAGGGAATCCTTTCTCAAACTGCCGACCAATACTGCAACATCGAAGACCTTGCTCATGGAAAACCCCAAGTCTGTGACTGAAAGAAGATTAGTTATAGATGATTGGAAGCCTTTCTTGCACCCCAGTTCACCCTATCAGCCTGCAAGCCTGTAAAGTAGCCGGACTATTTTTTTCACATTGCTAAACTTCCCCTACTGAACAACGGTCTACAGAACCGAAAATTGGGTGTTTATCTCCAGAGGTTCTCTACAAATGTCGGCAGTTCTCGTTGGGCAATTTCATGCAAGGGATGCGGAAGGCCGCGTCTATTCCGTGCATGAGTTTCAAAATTCCACCCCAGGAGTAGACGGTCAGCCTGTCGTCACTTACAAATTGGCGATCGGCGACCGTGTTGCCAGGATCAGTGGCAATCAGTTCCAGTTGGTGCAATCGGGCGTCGAACTGATTCGTGAACCGGAATTCCCTGTGACCGAGGCGCCTGTCGCTCCTGTCGTACAGGCTTAATTGCCCGGCATATCGCTGAAGTCATGGGATAAGACTTGGATCAGGCTTCTCAACACTGAAACCTCATCTGCTGCACATGGACTTCAAGCATGCGTTTACGCCATATCGAAGTAATTCAGGCTATTTTGCAAACAGGT is a window of Pseudomonas taetrolens DNA encoding:
- a CDS encoding YebC/PmpR family DNA-binding transcriptional regulator; protein product: MGAQWKVKHKADAANARGKIFGKLAKELTVAARNGADPDMNSHLRLVYEQAKKASMPADTIKRAINKGAGIGTDAVQYHRVTYEGFAPHQVPLIVECLTDNVNRTVAEIRVAFRKGQLGASGSVAWDFNHVGMIEAKPDTPDADPEMAAIEAGAQDFEPGEEEGTTLFITETTDLDAVQKALPEQGFTVLSAKLGYQPKNPVSGLSDEQMAEVEAFLETLDNQDDVQEMFVALA
- a CDS encoding FAD-dependent oxidoreductase; its protein translation is MRPFWLEQALALDSGVPCEALTGDTRAQVCIVGGGYTGLWTAIMLKEQNPELDVLLIEADICGAGASGRNGGCALSWSAKYFTLERLFGVEEAVRLVKASEQSIYAIGAFCEKYAIDADYRLDGTLYTATNAAQVGSTDSVIAALERQSINSFSKLAVEDVQRRAGSAQHLEGWFSPAAASVQPGKLVRGLRRVALQLGVRIHENTPMTGLEEGTPALIRTPDGSIRADRVVLGMNAWMARAFPQFERSVAIVSSDMLITRPRPDLLQEIGLTSGVTVLDSRIFVHYYHNTPDGRIMLGKGGNTFAYGGRMSPAFDRPSPYAGLLQKSLQQFFPAFAGVEVEATWNGPSDRSVTGLPFFGQMSPYGNVFYGFGYSGSGVGPCHMGGQILASLVQGQINDWTRSPLVDGPLGYFPPEPIRYLGSLMVRNAIRRKERAEDHGRRPRHLDVRLAKFAAAAGKADKA
- a CDS encoding MFS transporter, which gives rise to MNNSIATIKRWRVQIFAITWLAYAAFYFTRKAFSVAKLGIGEDPAFHMDKMAMANLDAIYLAAYAVGQFTWGILADRFGPRVVVLGGLIISALAALVMGTYATLPIFATCMLIQGLAQSTGWSGLCKNIGSFFPAQQRGRVLGLWSSCYAFGGLVASPFAGWWAYTLIGSWHAAFISSAAVVGLVAVLFFIFQRNRPEDVGLPAVEPEPEMSDEERAAEKRISVWAPLREIMRNRTVLTLGLAYFMLKPARYAILLWGPVIVFEQMPQVGKVGAAIIPTAFELAGLLGPIMIGLASDKIFGARRMPACILSLFALTISLAFFMGALHSGSVMLVVALLFIMGLTLYGPDSMISGAAAIDFGTAKAGATAAGFVNGCGSVGAILGGLLPGYFDTVTVFIVFAGCALFASLVLIPHWNSRPAGYKQECPFVPNNSLLIKPLRT
- a CDS encoding LysR substrate-binding domain-containing protein, whose translation is MSVSHAQLKAFHAVAVHGSFTRAAERLFLSQPAISDQVRKLEERFGVQLFHRNKRSVRLTDLGERLLSVTQRLFVVQAEAHELLQDSQALLTGSLVLAVDAPVHVLPQIARFCERYPGITVKIETGNTDESLARLFNYQADLALLGRDINDERLLSVPLRSDPMLAFVARTHPWAGRSSICLADLDDTPLVLREVGSVTRQTLEEEMNRAGLRIRAAIQVEGREAAREAVVVGIGVGVVSAAEFGSDSRVCALPITDCNRRLTETLVCLREQGSRRVVSTFLDIVREDLRACAPAPAP
- a CDS encoding LysR substrate-binding domain-containing protein; its protein translation is MNLFQLRAFDAVAREGSFTRAAARLFISQPAVTGHIKTLEEHYQITLLRRTARRVELTEEGIKLAAITRAMFGLVDEAQVMLEANRQLLTGRLEVAADGPHMVMPMLASLRARYPGITVNLRLGNAQETLAALLSEHVDVAVLTEIEPRKGLTLRPLVESRICALVPASHPWLALPEGIDIAQLDQIIMVLREPTSITRRTFDEACDKAGVNPRVLLELDSREAVTEAVAAQLGVGIVSSIEVSHDPRVGAVPIKGEGLANRHMLGCMERRAELRLIKAFMALAPEHTP
- a CDS encoding 2-aminoethylphosphonate--pyruvate transaminase — encoded protein: MSTAAPILLTPGPLTTSARTRQAMMVDWGSWDDRFNQLTASLCEQLLAIINGSNSHYCVPLQGSGTFAVEAAIGTLVPRDGKVLVLINGAYGKRLAKICEVLGRRFSTFETAEDEPTTASDVDRLLSADPGITHVALIHCETSTGILNPLPEIANVIAQHGKRLIIDAMSSFGALPIDARQVPFDALIAASGKCLEGVPGMGFVFARKEALSNAAGNCHSLAMDLHDQHTYMVKTGQWRFTPPTHVVAALHEALLQYNEEGGLPARHQRYANNCQALLDGMASLGIRSFLPEAIQAPIIVTFHAPKDPRYQFKDFYERVKAKGFILYPGKLTQVETFRVGCIGHVNQAEMRAAVNAVAEVLQEMEVLEI
- the phnX gene encoding phosphonoacetaldehyde hydrolase; amino-acid sequence: MNYTNPSKLQAAILDWAGTVVDFGSFAPTQIFVEAFGEFDVQVSIEEARGPMGMGKWDHIRTLCDQPQITERYKKVFGRAPTDDDVTAIYERFMPLQIEKIAEHSALIPGALDTIAALRAQGIKIGSCSGYPAQVMAKVVELAATNGYVADHVVATDEVPNGRPWPAQALANVIALGIDDVGACVKIDDTVPGILEGRRAGMWTVALVCSGNALGLTHAQYKALAPETLATERKRIHALFEGSRPHYLIDTISDLPEVIADINKRLAQGEMPQSS
- a CDS encoding NADPH-dependent FMN reductase, whose protein sequence is MSKVFDVAVLVGSLRKDSLNRKVALALAELAPASLKLKIVEIGDLALYNEDIDVTPAPASYTAFRDQIRPADAVLFVTPEYNRSVPGVLKNAIDVGSRPYGQSVFNAKPGAVISVSPGAIGGFGANHHLRQSLVFLNVPCMQQPEAYLGGAGDAFDASGKLSEKTRPFLQKFIDEFARWVEQHHKA